The following proteins are encoded in a genomic region of Mahella australiensis 50-1 BON:
- a CDS encoding DeoR/GlpR family DNA-binding transcription regulator: MLVDERRKKIKEILLQDKSVKVSELVRYFNVSEETIRRDLNELEKEGLIKKNYGGAVLVEELQNAIMAIPPVQQRKFEFSNEKDAIGRAAAGLIADKNTVILDAGSTTWSVSRHLNDRQGITVVTNSVDIAQEFGKDDGAEVIVIGGKLIKKSMSLVGPQAEAELRNYNADIVFVGVSGISLSKGFTSSDIYEAEVKRAMVSAGRKRVVVADHSKFDRQGLIAFADFKDIDVLVTSDLADKDVLRAIKERGVEVIVSSVMEEAMNLPITH; this comes from the coding sequence ATGCTGGTGGATGAAAGGCGTAAAAAAATAAAGGAGATACTATTGCAGGATAAAAGCGTCAAGGTGTCCGAATTGGTCCGTTATTTCAACGTATCCGAAGAAACCATACGCCGCGATTTGAACGAATTGGAAAAAGAAGGGCTCATAAAAAAGAATTACGGAGGGGCTGTGCTGGTTGAGGAATTGCAAAATGCCATCATGGCCATACCGCCGGTACAGCAACGGAAGTTTGAATTTTCCAACGAAAAAGATGCCATAGGGCGTGCCGCCGCCGGCTTAATCGCTGATAAAAATACCGTTATATTGGATGCCGGTTCTACCACATGGTCTGTAAGCAGACATCTGAACGATAGACAGGGCATAACCGTAGTGACCAATAGCGTGGACATAGCTCAAGAATTCGGTAAAGATGACGGGGCGGAGGTCATAGTGATAGGCGGCAAACTTATAAAAAAGTCTATGAGCCTGGTAGGACCTCAGGCTGAAGCGGAGCTGCGCAATTATAATGCTGATATCGTTTTTGTAGGGGTGTCGGGGATATCTCTGAGCAAGGGGTTTACTAGTTCAGATATATATGAGGCTGAGGTCAAGCGTGCCATGGTATCGGCCGGCCGTAAGAGAGTGGTGGTGGCAGATCATAGCAAGTTTGATAGACAAGGCTTAATAGCATTTGCGGACTTTAAGGATATCGACGTGCTGGTCACCAGCGATTTAGCCGATAAAGACGTGCTGAGAGCCATAAAGGAACGCGGTGTGGAAGTTATTGTTTCTAGCGTTATGGAAGAGGCTATGAACCTTCCCATAACGCATTGA
- a CDS encoding LacI family DNA-binding transcriptional regulator, whose amino-acid sequence MPNIKDIAKAANTSKSTVSRYLNGYTVKPATAKAIAKAIEELGYHPNANAKGLVLNKTNVIGIVLDNITNNFYAGMLAGIESITRKFNYSCVYYSCMSSQKKENEFLNLIYEGRVDGLILGTFSVRDIEDVKELSELKDSIVIIGDNADNKDITSIDIDNEEGIAEMVCYLYSLGHKRIAYLSGPKDINAAIAREKGYIQGLRKCGILYDPNLVIKSDWTFEGGYNAVKEALGKIDFTAIVGSNDYSAYGALRSIQDAGLNVPGDVSVTGFDDIDIAAFSQPPMTTIRQPFFDVGRRAAMELLDKIDNKAQCYSRIILKPTMIKRESCRAII is encoded by the coding sequence ATGCCTAATATAAAAGATATCGCCAAAGCAGCGAATACCTCTAAGAGCACGGTATCGAGGTATTTGAATGGTTATACGGTAAAGCCTGCTACTGCAAAAGCTATTGCTAAGGCTATAGAGGAACTTGGGTATCATCCCAACGCCAATGCCAAAGGGCTGGTTCTGAATAAAACAAATGTAATAGGAATAGTTTTGGACAATATAACCAATAATTTTTATGCCGGCATGCTTGCCGGAATTGAGAGCATAACGCGCAAATTTAATTACAGCTGCGTATACTACAGCTGTATGTCCAGTCAAAAGAAAGAAAATGAGTTTTTAAATTTAATATATGAAGGACGGGTAGATGGCCTTATACTGGGAACGTTCTCAGTACGAGATATCGAAGATGTAAAAGAGCTGAGCGAGTTAAAAGATTCGATTGTAATAATAGGAGACAATGCTGATAATAAGGATATAACTTCCATAGATATAGATAATGAAGAAGGCATAGCGGAGATGGTATGCTATCTTTACTCGCTTGGACATAAGAGAATTGCTTATTTAAGCGGCCCTAAAGATATTAATGCTGCAATTGCCAGAGAGAAAGGGTATATTCAAGGCTTGAGGAAATGTGGTATTTTATATGATCCGAACCTTGTTATAAAATCGGATTGGACATTTGAAGGGGGATACAATGCGGTTAAGGAGGCGCTTGGAAAGATAGATTTTACAGCTATTGTAGGTTCAAATGACTACTCTGCTTATGGAGCTTTGAGATCCATACAGGATGCAGGGTTGAATGTGCCGGGAGATGTATCTGTAACGGGCTTCGATGATATAGATATTGCGGCTTTTTCTCAGCCTCCCATGACTACGATAAGGCAACCCTTTTTTGATGTCGGAAGAAGAGCTGCAATGGAGCTTTTGGATAAAATAGATAACAAAGCTCAGTGTTATTCCAGGATAATATTAAAGCCGACTATGATAAAACGAGAATCTTGCAGAGCTATTATATAA
- a CDS encoding glycoside hydrolase family 3 C-terminal domain-containing protein, producing MNHMNHEEKLPAYKDVSLSFEDRAKDLVSRMTLPEKISQMIYDAPAIPRLDIPAYNWWNECLHGVARAGIATVFPQAIAMAATFNPELIHKVAEAISDEARAKHHEAVRNGDRGIYKGLTFWSPNINIFRDPRWGRGHETYGEDPYLTSRMGVAFVKGLQGDDPKYLKVVATPKHYAVHSGPESQRHSFDARVSQKDLRETYLPAFEECVKEGKAVSIMGAYNRTNGEPCCASKTLLKDILRDEWGFDGYVVSDCGAIDDIHMHHKVTKTAAESAALAVNNGCELNCGKTYEYLCQAVEQGLISEETIDQAVIKLFTARMRLGMFDPPEMVRYAHIPYDVNDSPEHRELALETARQSIVLLKNDENILPLSKKLKTIAVIGPNADDLDVLLANYFGTPSKYVTPLEGIKNKVSPDTKVLYAKGCEVTGNSVDGFDEAVNIAEMADIVIMCLGLSPRIEGEEGDVADSDGGGDRLHIDLPGMQEQLLETIYGTGKPIVLVLLNGSAIAINWAHEHVPAIIEAWYPGEEGGTAIADVLFGDYNPAGRLPITFVRSLDDLPPFTDYNMKGRTYRYFEKEPLYPFGYGLSYTSFKYSNLRLSAMRLPAGNNLDINVDVENTGKLAGREVVQLYISDVEASVEVPMRQLCGIQCITLEPGQKQTVSFTVEPQHMSLFDYDGKRILEPGQFIIAVGGHQPDERSKSLTGNDVLTSTFEIV from the coding sequence ATGAACCACATGAACCACGAAGAAAAATTACCCGCCTATAAAGACGTTTCTTTATCATTCGAGGACCGAGCAAAGGATCTCGTATCCAGAATGACGCTGCCCGAAAAAATATCTCAAATGATATATGACGCACCGGCTATACCCAGATTGGATATACCGGCGTATAACTGGTGGAACGAGTGTTTGCACGGCGTGGCCAGAGCCGGTATAGCTACGGTATTCCCTCAGGCTATAGCAATGGCCGCTACTTTTAATCCCGAATTAATACATAAAGTGGCCGAGGCTATATCCGATGAAGCCAGAGCCAAGCATCACGAGGCTGTACGAAACGGTGACAGGGGTATATATAAAGGGCTGACTTTCTGGAGCCCCAATATAAACATATTCCGCGATCCGCGATGGGGCAGAGGCCACGAAACTTACGGTGAGGACCCATATTTGACCAGCCGCATGGGGGTGGCATTTGTAAAGGGCTTGCAGGGCGACGATCCAAAATATCTTAAGGTAGTGGCTACGCCGAAACATTACGCCGTACATAGCGGCCCCGAAAGCCAGCGCCATTCTTTTGACGCCAGGGTTAGTCAAAAAGACCTGAGAGAAACCTATCTGCCGGCATTTGAGGAATGCGTAAAGGAAGGCAAAGCCGTCTCAATCATGGGGGCATATAATAGGACTAACGGCGAACCGTGCTGTGCCAGCAAAACCTTGCTTAAAGACATACTGCGGGATGAGTGGGGTTTTGATGGATATGTTGTATCTGATTGCGGTGCCATCGACGATATACATATGCACCATAAGGTCACAAAGACCGCCGCCGAATCCGCCGCATTGGCAGTGAACAACGGCTGTGAGCTAAACTGCGGTAAAACATATGAGTATCTGTGCCAGGCCGTTGAGCAAGGACTCATATCTGAAGAAACCATCGATCAGGCTGTCATCAAGCTGTTCACAGCGCGCATGCGATTGGGCATGTTCGATCCGCCGGAAATGGTCCGATATGCACACATACCATACGACGTCAACGATTCACCGGAGCATAGGGAATTGGCTTTGGAAACTGCCAGGCAGTCTATAGTTTTGCTAAAGAACGATGAAAATATTTTGCCGTTATCCAAAAAGCTAAAAACCATCGCTGTAATAGGGCCCAATGCCGATGACCTTGATGTACTGTTAGCAAATTATTTCGGAACCCCATCGAAATATGTAACGCCATTGGAGGGTATAAAGAATAAGGTATCGCCTGATACAAAGGTGTTATATGCTAAGGGATGCGAGGTTACAGGCAACTCTGTTGATGGCTTTGATGAAGCAGTAAACATCGCCGAAATGGCTGATATCGTCATTATGTGTCTTGGCTTATCGCCCAGAATAGAAGGCGAAGAAGGCGACGTCGCCGACTCCGACGGCGGTGGTGACAGGCTGCACATCGATCTTCCCGGCATGCAAGAGCAATTGCTGGAAACGATATATGGTACCGGTAAACCAATAGTACTAGTCCTATTGAACGGCAGCGCAATAGCTATCAATTGGGCACATGAGCATGTACCGGCTATAATCGAAGCCTGGTACCCTGGAGAAGAAGGCGGTACGGCGATAGCCGATGTTCTGTTCGGCGATTACAACCCGGCAGGGAGATTGCCTATAACCTTTGTGCGGTCGCTGGATGACCTTCCGCCGTTTACCGATTACAATATGAAAGGAAGAACGTACCGGTATTTTGAAAAAGAACCTCTATATCCCTTTGGTTATGGACTCAGTTATACGAGCTTCAAGTACAGTAACCTGAGGCTAAGCGCCATGCGGTTGCCTGCAGGCAATAATCTAGACATAAATGTAGATGTAGAAAATACAGGCAAATTAGCAGGGCGCGAAGTAGTACAACTTTATATAAGCGATGTAGAAGCATCGGTTGAAGTACCAATGCGCCAACTATGCGGTATACAGTGCATAACTCTCGAGCCGGGGCAAAAGCAAACCGTCAGCTTCACCGTAGAGCCACAGCACATGTCCTTGTTCGACTATGACGGCAAACGCATATTGGAACCCGGACAATTTATAATTGCAGTCGGGGGGCATCAACCCGATGAACGCAGCAAATCGTTAACAGGCAACGACGTGCTCACAAGCACGTTTGAAATCGTATAA
- a CDS encoding VOC family protein yields the protein MDNGILGTTAVAQIGIIVNNIERSAKKFADFFGMEVPEITITDTYDKTLAQYKGEPTKARSKLAFLHMSNNIDIELIEPDDEPSTWREFLDAHGEGIHHIAFVIKDMQGKVNKLAEIGMPLVQKGEYTGGRYAYIDSIADLKVMIELLEND from the coding sequence ATGGATAATGGGATTTTGGGAACGACTGCTGTCGCACAGATAGGGATTATTGTTAACAATATAGAACGATCAGCGAAGAAATTTGCAGATTTTTTTGGTATGGAAGTTCCAGAGATAACTATAACCGATACATACGACAAGACATTAGCGCAATATAAAGGCGAACCTACTAAGGCCCGTTCTAAACTGGCATTCTTGCATATGTCCAATAACATCGATATCGAACTCATAGAGCCGGACGATGAACCGTCGACATGGCGAGAATTCCTAGATGCTCATGGAGAGGGTATACACCATATAGCTTTTGTTATAAAAGATATGCAAGGCAAAGTCAATAAGCTTGCGGAGATCGGTATGCCGTTGGTACAGAAGGGAGAGTATACCGGGGGCCGTTACGCTTATATAGACAGCATTGCAGATCTGAAGGTTATGATTGAACTTCTTGAAAATGATTGA
- a CDS encoding ABC transporter substrate-binding protein — protein MKRFGRPLAILLVLLLSLSMVLAGCSNSEQSEQSTPPADQGQDDGEQAAADMPKEKVKLDFWSFWGSATRRPIIEKIVSDFNGSQDGIEVKYTFVPWGDIWTKNLAAIAAGNPPDAIINDINTVAHRANQKQNTNLAPYLSKESENIQERFFPQLWEAVLFNGEAYGLPFNTDTRLLFWNKEHFAEVGLDPESPPQTWAQLEEYAKKLDKVENGKYTRIGFYPLWGVGADIWMLNSDGKNFIDKDGNVYVNTPEKIQALEWIVNWRNRLGEKTVNAFQAEFGSQQADPFISGKVSMMVQNMNFYTQLRDYGKDVKYGVTFVPEREEGSGHWSWGGGFAVEIPYGAKHPEESYQFIKYLTDVDAQSYWAKWGLDMVANKNAANDPELQSIDVYKVAVEAMDKTLITPTPIFAPDFISLLNPQIDAAVLGKASVQDALNKAQSDIENLVKSNKK, from the coding sequence ATGAAGAGATTTGGAAGACCTTTGGCCATATTGTTGGTGCTATTGCTGAGCCTTAGCATGGTTTTAGCAGGTTGTTCAAATTCTGAACAATCAGAGCAATCAACACCGCCTGCTGATCAAGGGCAGGATGATGGAGAACAGGCTGCTGCCGATATGCCTAAGGAGAAGGTTAAGCTTGATTTCTGGTCGTTTTGGGGTTCGGCGACGCGCCGTCCTATCATCGAGAAAATAGTAAGTGATTTTAACGGTTCTCAGGATGGGATTGAGGTAAAATATACGTTTGTACCATGGGGCGATATCTGGACAAAGAACTTGGCTGCTATAGCCGCCGGCAATCCGCCCGATGCGATAATAAACGATATCAATACCGTGGCGCATAGGGCCAATCAAAAGCAGAATACCAATCTAGCCCCGTATCTGTCCAAGGAAAGCGAGAATATCCAAGAACGCTTTTTCCCGCAGCTTTGGGAGGCAGTACTATTCAATGGTGAAGCTTACGGACTTCCATTCAACACCGACACACGGCTTCTTTTCTGGAATAAGGAACATTTTGCCGAGGTAGGCCTGGATCCAGAGAGTCCGCCACAAACATGGGCCCAATTGGAGGAATATGCCAAGAAACTGGATAAAGTGGAAAATGGCAAATATACGCGCATAGGCTTTTATCCTCTGTGGGGAGTAGGCGCCGATATATGGATGCTCAATAGCGATGGTAAAAACTTTATAGATAAAGATGGCAACGTTTATGTCAATACCCCTGAAAAGATTCAGGCGTTGGAGTGGATAGTCAATTGGAGAAATCGCCTGGGTGAAAAGACGGTGAACGCATTTCAGGCGGAATTCGGTAGCCAACAGGCTGATCCGTTTATATCAGGTAAGGTATCCATGATGGTTCAGAATATGAACTTCTACACTCAATTGAGGGATTATGGAAAAGACGTAAAGTATGGTGTGACTTTTGTGCCTGAACGCGAAGAAGGAAGCGGCCATTGGAGCTGGGGCGGAGGCTTTGCGGTTGAAATACCGTATGGCGCCAAGCATCCGGAGGAGTCGTATCAATTTATCAAATACCTTACCGATGTGGATGCTCAAAGTTACTGGGCAAAATGGGGACTGGATATGGTGGCCAATAAAAATGCGGCCAATGACCCGGAATTGCAGAGCATAGACGTATATAAAGTGGCAGTGGAGGCCATGGATAAAACCTTGATAACGCCTACACCTATTTTTGCTCCGGATTTCATCAGCCTATTGAACCCGCAAATTGATGCTGCTGTTTTAGGCAAGGCCAGCGTTCAAGACGCTTTGAATAAGGCGCAGAGCGATATCGAAAATCTGGTAAAGAGCAATAAAAAATAG
- a CDS encoding carbohydrate ABC transporter permease — MNRKTSSIRQREEIQGYIFILPWLIGFVVFVLGPLLFSLYGSFTNYNVTSRMDFIGLDNYKRMFTGDPLFWTSLYNTFYYVIFMVPLTTAGSILMAVLLNQRVPGTRVYRTIYYMPSVLSGVAVYMLWMQILSPETGLLNTLLRLIGIEGPAWLFDPAWTKPAIIIMKLWSVGGGMLLYLASMQGIPTQLYESADLDGANAWHKFRYITLPMITPVIFFDLVTSLIGGFQIFQEGYVMSQSGDGGPMNSLLFYNLHMWNKAFEVFDMGYAMAMAWILFVIVMILTVLNLKYSKNWVYYEGGDNR; from the coding sequence TTGAATAGAAAAACGTCGAGCATAAGGCAGAGAGAAGAGATTCAGGGTTATATATTTATACTGCCCTGGCTTATAGGGTTTGTTGTTTTTGTGCTTGGGCCGCTGTTGTTTTCGCTGTACGGCAGTTTTACAAATTACAACGTTACGTCCCGCATGGATTTTATAGGGCTTGATAACTATAAAAGGATGTTCACCGGGGATCCGTTGTTTTGGACCTCGCTTTATAATACATTTTATTATGTGATATTTATGGTGCCGCTTACCACTGCGGGCTCTATATTGATGGCGGTCTTGCTGAATCAGCGAGTGCCGGGCACTAGGGTATATAGGACGATATACTACATGCCGTCAGTTTTATCCGGTGTGGCTGTATATATGCTGTGGATGCAGATTTTAAGTCCGGAAACGGGTTTGCTCAACACGCTTTTACGGTTGATAGGTATAGAGGGACCGGCTTGGCTCTTTGATCCTGCTTGGACAAAACCCGCTATTATAATTATGAAGTTGTGGAGCGTAGGAGGCGGCATGCTACTCTATCTTGCCAGTATGCAAGGCATACCTACGCAACTGTACGAATCGGCTGATTTGGATGGGGCTAATGCATGGCATAAGTTCCGGTATATCACATTGCCTATGATCACGCCGGTGATATTTTTCGACTTAGTGACCAGCCTTATAGGCGGGTTTCAAATATTCCAGGAGGGTTACGTCATGTCCCAAAGCGGTGACGGCGGGCCGATGAATTCGCTCTTGTTCTATAACCTCCATATGTGGAATAAAGCCTTCGAGGTGTTCGATATGGGCTATGCTATGGCCATGGCATGGATACTGTTTGTAATAGTTATGATATTGACGGTGTTGAACCTAAAATACTCTAAAAATTGGGTCTATTATGAAGGGGGCGACAATAGATGA
- a CDS encoding carbohydrate ABC transporter permease → MKDKYYASRHAQQVRSRIIVSAILLAGSIILLMPLWWMVSTSLKSMDEIMQYPPTFYPHEVHWENYIEAWHTAPFTRYTLNTLLICAFSVTGSVLSNSFVGYGFAKIHFRGRETFMSVVLATMIIPGFVTLIPQYVLFSKLGWVNTYLPLIVPPFFGSAFFIFMFRQFYMTIPNELVEAAKIDGANHFYIWFWLMLPMVKPVLATVAIFSFNGAWNDLIGPLLYLNDEMKYTLQIGLQNFRGLVQTQWHYLMAASTLVLLPVLTIFFVFQRYFIEGMNLTAGMKG, encoded by the coding sequence ATGAAGGATAAATACTATGCCAGTCGTCATGCTCAGCAAGTCAGAAGCAGAATTATAGTCAGTGCGATACTACTGGCCGGAAGCATAATACTATTGATGCCATTGTGGTGGATGGTATCGACGTCATTGAAGTCTATGGACGAGATTATGCAGTATCCGCCGACTTTTTATCCGCATGAGGTGCATTGGGAGAATTATATAGAAGCGTGGCATACGGCCCCCTTTACGAGGTACACGCTTAACACTCTGCTTATATGCGCTTTTAGCGTGACGGGCAGCGTGTTGTCCAATTCTTTTGTCGGATACGGCTTTGCCAAAATTCATTTTAGGGGAAGGGAAACCTTTATGAGCGTGGTATTGGCCACTATGATAATACCCGGGTTTGTAACATTGATACCGCAATACGTTTTGTTTTCAAAGCTCGGATGGGTTAATACCTATTTACCCTTGATAGTACCGCCGTTTTTCGGCAGCGCCTTCTTTATATTCATGTTCCGCCAGTTTTATATGACCATACCCAACGAACTGGTGGAGGCTGCTAAGATCGATGGAGCCAATCATTTTTATATATGGTTCTGGCTTATGTTGCCCATGGTGAAACCGGTTCTGGCTACCGTTGCTATTTTCTCATTTAACGGAGCATGGAACGATCTTATAGGACCCTTGCTTTATTTGAACGATGAGATGAAGTATACGCTGCAGATAGGCCTGCAGAATTTTAGAGGATTGGTTCAGACGCAATGGCACTATCTGATGGCCGCCTCGACGCTGGTACTATTGCCGGTCCTTACTATATTTTTTGTGTTCCAACGCTATTTTATAGAAGGAATGAATTTAACGGCAGGTATGAAAGGTTAA
- a CDS encoding aspartate/glutamate racemase family protein — translation MSKKLAIIHTSFATVEPLTALAKDTIEGCEVVNFMDDSILPQLMRNGGDLSAVEGRWLQYVVFAKDVGAACVLNACSSVGELTEKARRMVSIPVIRIDEAMAEKAVGIARRIGVAATLPTTLRPTLALLEKKSREAGKDIELQSALAEGAYEQLVAGHKDMHDAILTKTLKELADKVDIVVLAQASMARVIPSLSEGIQDKFLSSPVLAMQRVKAVLDIQSLKTEEENYN, via the coding sequence ATGAGTAAGAAGCTGGCCATTATTCATACATCTTTTGCCACGGTGGAACCGTTGACTGCTTTGGCGAAAGATACAATAGAAGGCTGTGAAGTGGTTAATTTTATGGATGATTCCATATTGCCTCAATTGATGAGAAACGGCGGCGATCTGAGTGCGGTGGAGGGCCGCTGGCTACAGTACGTTGTTTTTGCGAAAGACGTGGGCGCAGCTTGCGTGCTCAACGCCTGCTCATCGGTAGGTGAGCTTACTGAAAAGGCTCGTCGTATGGTATCGATACCGGTGATCAGGATCGACGAGGCTATGGCTGAAAAAGCTGTCGGCATAGCCCGGCGCATAGGGGTAGCAGCCACGCTACCCACCACATTAAGACCAACTTTGGCATTATTGGAAAAGAAGTCGCGAGAGGCAGGCAAAGATATAGAATTGCAATCCGCTTTGGCTGAGGGTGCATATGAGCAGCTTGTAGCAGGGCATAAAGATATGCATGATGCCATATTAACAAAGACTTTGAAAGAGTTGGCTGATAAAGTCGATATAGTGGTTTTAGCGCAGGCGTCTATGGCACGCGTTATACCGTCGTTATCCGAGGGAATTCAGGATAAATTTTTATCCAGCCCCGTATTGGCTATGCAACGAGTTAAAGCTGTACTTGATATTCAAAGCCTAAAGACGGAGGAGGAAAATTATAATTGA
- a CDS encoding class II fructose-bisphosphate aldolase: protein MSKRMNLSNVFTLKEILKYTSLNGYAVGAFSARYTPMIRSILRAGQKCVSPVIVQISQKEINKYQVAVDKFAREFYAAIMEEGIDVPVTLHLDHTKDFAIIEKAINADFTSVMIDASDKPLEENIAITREVVKYAHDRGVSVEAELGKISTTDFIETDSNGQLYTDPREAKIFIEETGADALAVSVGTAHGPYEGKRPNIDYQRLQAIKAAVDVPLVLHGASGVPADMVMRAIHLDGGGVSKVNIATDLEAALLESLGYEASVTDAQLSALDNEILNKAAEAVEETVRQKIERFLGSQGHAADFNHIQGDRK from the coding sequence TTGAGTAAGAGGATGAATTTGTCAAATGTTTTTACGTTGAAAGAAATATTGAAATATACTTCGCTGAACGGCTATGCGGTGGGAGCATTTTCCGCAAGATATACGCCCATGATCCGCTCCATTTTAAGAGCGGGACAAAAGTGTGTCTCGCCTGTGATAGTTCAGATATCGCAAAAGGAGATAAATAAATATCAAGTGGCCGTCGATAAATTCGCAAGGGAATTTTATGCTGCTATAATGGAAGAAGGCATCGACGTACCCGTAACATTGCACTTGGATCATACCAAGGATTTTGCTATTATAGAAAAAGCTATTAATGCAGATTTTACGTCGGTTATGATAGATGCATCGGATAAACCGTTGGAAGAGAATATCGCCATAACGCGCGAAGTCGTAAAATATGCTCATGACAGAGGCGTATCTGTCGAAGCCGAGCTGGGCAAGATATCCACTACCGACTTCATTGAAACTGATAGCAATGGGCAGCTATACACCGACCCGCGAGAGGCTAAAATTTTTATAGAAGAAACCGGAGCGGATGCACTGGCTGTATCGGTAGGTACCGCTCACGGCCCTTATGAGGGCAAGCGGCCGAATATAGACTACCAAAGGTTACAAGCCATAAAGGCGGCAGTCGATGTGCCGCTGGTATTGCATGGCGCATCGGGTGTGCCGGCTGATATGGTCATGAGGGCTATACATCTCGATGGCGGAGGGGTATCCAAGGTCAATATAGCCACTGACTTAGAAGCGGCATTATTGGAGAGCTTAGGGTATGAGGCATCGGTCACTGATGCGCAGTTGTCGGCATTGGATAATGAGATATTAAACAAGGCCGCTGAGGCGGTAGAGGAAACAGTGAGGCAGAAGATAGAACGGTTTTTAGGCAGTCAAGGCCATGCCGCGGATTTTAATCATATACAGGGTGATCGGAAATGA
- a CDS encoding four-carbon acid sugar kinase family protein: MIGVVADDITGANDIGIMFAKSDYLVYVYRYDAFRISDIKRFPDVIILNTDSRLDDADVAYQKVFYATEMLRSINCVHFFKKTCSVFRGNVGAEFDAMLDALSMDFGIIVLGFPKNGRITKDGIHYVHGKRLEESEFRNDPVHPMLKSNIIDILQEQTRRNVGLINYRQIAEGSEKLKKVIDDMRSRYNYLIFDVLSQRDLRVIAEATSDEVMFGGSSALAEELPAFWGPGCADIALPEVQRKEGLGILCVAGSLMPQTARQVRYFCNEGAVCFELNTLRLFDDAERRDEVQRLTLAVSDRIISGRDAVIYSDNDENKVARTKAMGISKGLSSTEVSRLVSETIAEITSGVINRSGQNRILVAGGETSAAVCDKLGINGLIILDEIQPGLPSCMSISRQPMLLILKSGSFGSDDFFVNAVEYLKNR; this comes from the coding sequence ATGATCGGTGTAGTAGCCGATGATATAACAGGTGCAAATGATATAGGGATAATGTTTGCCAAAAGCGACTATCTGGTGTACGTGTACCGCTACGATGCTTTTCGTATATCAGATATAAAAAGGTTCCCCGATGTCATTATATTGAATACAGATTCCCGCCTCGATGATGCTGATGTGGCTTATCAAAAGGTCTTCTATGCCACTGAGATGCTTAGAAGTATTAACTGTGTTCATTTTTTCAAAAAAACGTGTTCGGTATTCCGCGGTAACGTAGGAGCGGAATTCGATGCTATGTTGGATGCGCTCAGCATGGATTTTGGCATAATAGTTCTCGGATTTCCCAAAAACGGTAGAATAACCAAGGATGGGATTCATTATGTCCATGGTAAACGCCTCGAGGAGTCGGAATTCAGAAATGATCCTGTACATCCTATGCTGAAATCTAATATAATAGATATACTGCAGGAGCAAACAAGAAGAAATGTTGGCCTTATAAACTACAGGCAGATAGCTGAAGGCTCAGAGAAGTTGAAAAAGGTTATCGACGATATGAGGTCGAGGTATAATTATTTGATATTCGATGTATTGAGCCAACGCGATCTACGCGTCATAGCCGAGGCGACCAGCGATGAGGTCATGTTCGGGGGCAGTTCGGCATTGGCGGAAGAGCTGCCGGCTTTCTGGGGCCCAGGATGTGCAGACATTGCATTGCCTGAGGTGCAGCGTAAAGAGGGGTTGGGCATACTGTGCGTGGCCGGTAGCCTTATGCCGCAGACTGCCAGACAGGTGAGGTATTTTTGCAATGAAGGTGCGGTTTGTTTTGAGTTGAATACTTTGAGGCTGTTTGATGATGCGGAAAGGCGAGATGAGGTTCAGCGATTGACATTAGCCGTAAGTGACAGGATAATTAGCGGACGCGATGCTGTCATTTATTCGGATAACGATGAAAATAAGGTGGCTCGTACTAAAGCAATGGGCATTAGCAAAGGGCTATCATCGACTGAGGTATCGCGACTGGTATCGGAGACAATAGCCGAAATAACATCGGGCGTTATAAATCGTTCCGGTCAGAACAGAATACTTGTCGCTGGGGGTGAAACCTCGGCGGCGGTTTGCGATAAATTAGGAATAAACGGCCTTATTATACTGGACGAGATACAGCCGGGATTGCCCTCATGTATGTCCATATCACGGCAGCCAATGCTCCTTATACTTAAGTCCGGCAGTTTTGGCAGCGATGATTTTTTTGTAAACGCTGTTGAATATCTGAAGAATCGATAA